One genomic segment of Hordeum vulgare subsp. vulgare chromosome 2H, MorexV3_pseudomolecules_assembly, whole genome shotgun sequence includes these proteins:
- the LOC123424859 gene encoding nucleolar protein 56-like yields the protein MALYLLFESASGYALFHAYGIDEIGQSVDAVRSTVLDLQRFSKAVKLAGFTPFLSAVDALNQCNAISEGIMTDELRNFLELNLPKVKEGKKAKFRVGVMEPKVGSHITEATGIPCESNDYIQELLRAVRLHFDQFIEQLKPSDLEKAQLGLGHSYSRAKVKFNVNRVDNMVIQAIFLLDTLDKDVNSFSMRVREWYGWHFPELVKIVNDNYLYAKLAKFVVNKSDLSEKDIPALADLIGDEDKAKEIVEAAKASMGQDLSPVDLINVQQFAQRVMNLSEYRKNLYEYLVTKMNDIAPNLTSLIGEMVGARLISHAGSLSNLAKCPASTLQILGAEKALFRALKTRGNTPKYGLIFHSSFIGRASTKNKGRMARYLANKCSIASRIDCYSDMSSSIFGEKLREQVEERLDFYDKGVAPRKNLDVMKAAIDGLTNTEDDDGKENGDASVKKSKKKKSKAEANGDAMDVDSAAAEAETGTEKKKKKKHKLEEPQDEEMQANGDDETPKKKKKKNRDAESVDPKTGTEGKSKKKKKKSKTEADE from the exons ATGGCGCTCTATCTGCTCTTCGAGTCCGCCTCCGGGTACGCGCTCTTCCACGCCTACGGCATCGACGAGATTGGGCAGAGCGTGGACGCCGTCCGCTCCACCGTGCTGGACCTCCAGCGGTTCAGCAAGGCCGTCAAGCTCGCCGGCTTCACCCCCTTCCTGTCCGCCGTCGACGCCCTCAACCAGTGCAACGCCATCTCCGAAG GGATCATGACGGACGAGCTGAGGAACTTCCTGGAGCTCAACCTGCCCAAGGtgaaggaggggaagaaggccAAGTTCAGGGTCGGTGTCATGGAGCCCAAGGTCGGGTCCCACATCACCGAGGCCACCGGAATCCCTTGCGAGTCCAACGACTATATCCAGGAACTGCTTCGTGCGGTGCGGCTGCATTTTGATCAATTCATTGAACAACTCAAG CCATCTGACCTGGAGAAGGCCCAGCTTGGTCTGGGGCATAGCTATAGCAGGGCCAAGGTGAAGTTCAATGTGAATCGTGTGGATAATATGGTGATTCAAGCCATCTTTCTGTTGGATACACTTGATAAGGATGTTAATTCCTTCTCCATGAGAGTGAG GGAGTGGTATGGATGGCATTTTCCTGAGCTGGTGAAGATTGTGAATGACAACTACCTCTATGCTAAGCTTGCCAAGTTTGTGGTAAACAAATCTGACTTGTCAGAGAAGGACATTCCAGCTTTAGCGGATCTAATTGGAGATGAAGACAAGGCAAAGGAAATTGTTGAGGCAGCAAAGGCATCTATGG GCCAGGATCTTTCACCTGTTGATTTGATCAATGTCCAACAGTTTGCTCAGAGGGTCATGAATCTATCCGAGTACCGTAAAAATCTCTATGAATATCTGGTGACAaagatgaatgatattgcaccaaacCTGACATCATTGATTGGTGAAATGGTTGGAGCTCGGCTAATCTCTCATGCTGGCAGTCTTTCAAATCTTGCAAAATGCCCTGCCTCTACTCTGCAGATACTGGGTGCTGAAAAGGCACTCTTTAG AGCTCTTAAAACACGTGGAAACACACCGAAGTATGGCCTCATATTCCACTCATCTTTTATTGGGCGTGCATCAACTAAGAACAAGGGAAGAATGGCTCGATACCTGGCAAACAAATGTTCCATTGCTTCACGTATTGACTGCTATTCAG ATATGAGCAGCTCCATTTTTGGTGAGAAGCTGCGTGAACAGGTTGAGGAGAGACTAGACTTTTACGACAAGGGTGTTGCACCCCGCAAGAACCTTGATGTGATGAAAGCTGCTATTGACGGCTTGACGAACACAGAGGATGATGACG GCAAAGAGAATGGTGATGCATCCGTGAAGAAAAGCAAAAAGAAGAAGTCCAAAGCTGAGGCTAACGGTGACGCGATGGACGTTGACAGTGCTGCGGCCGAGGCTGAAACGGGaaccgagaagaagaagaagaagaagcacaagcTTGAGGAGCCGCAGGACGAGGAGATGCAAGCCAACGGCGACGACGagacccccaagaagaagaaaaagaagaaccgcGATGCCGAGTCTGTTGACCCTAAGACTGGCACCGAGGGGAaatccaagaaaaagaagaagaaatccaagaCTGAGGCTGACGAGTAG